In one Bradyrhizobium cosmicum genomic region, the following are encoded:
- the ctrA gene encoding response regulator transcription factor CtrA gives MRVLLIEDDSAVAQSIELMLKSESFNVYTTDLGEEGVDLGKLYDYDIILLDLNLPDMSGYDVLKQLRVSKIKTPILILSGLAGIEDKVKGLGVGADDYMTKPFHKDELVARIHAIVRRSKGHAQSVIQTGDLVVNLDTKTVEVGGQRVHLTGKEYQMLELLSLRKGTTLTKEMFLNHLYGGMDEPELKIIDVFICKLRKKLANASEGRNFIETVWGRGYVLREPHEQEERIPA, from the coding sequence ATGCGCGTTTTGCTGATTGAAGATGACAGCGCCGTCGCGCAGTCGATCGAGCTGATGCTGAAGTCTGAGAGCTTCAACGTCTACACGACCGATTTGGGGGAAGAAGGCGTCGATCTCGGTAAGTTATACGATTACGACATTATCCTTCTCGACCTCAATTTGCCCGACATGTCCGGCTACGACGTGCTCAAGCAGCTTCGGGTCTCCAAGATCAAGACACCGATTCTGATCCTCTCCGGCCTCGCCGGCATCGAGGACAAGGTCAAGGGTCTCGGCGTCGGCGCCGACGACTACATGACCAAGCCCTTCCACAAGGACGAGCTGGTTGCCCGCATCCACGCGATCGTGCGCCGTTCCAAGGGTCACGCCCAGTCGGTCATCCAGACCGGCGACCTCGTCGTCAACCTCGACACCAAGACGGTCGAAGTCGGCGGCCAGCGCGTGCACCTGACCGGCAAGGAATACCAGATGCTGGAGCTGCTCTCGCTCCGCAAGGGTACCACCCTCACCAAGGAGATGTTCCTCAACCATCTCTATGGCGGCATGGACGAGCCCGAACTGAAGATCATCGACGTCTTCATCTGCAAGCTCCGCAAGAAGCTCGCCAACGCCTCCGAAGGCCGCAACTTCATCGAGACCGTGTGGGGCCGCGGCTACGTGCTGCGCGAGCCGCACGAGCAGGAAGAGCGCATTCCCGCCTGA
- a CDS encoding DUF350 domain-containing protein, with amino-acid sequence MILQSLAGLPAFLVYFCTGLIAIVAYLFVYTRITPHDEFQLIRDNEPAAAIALGLSLLGFVAPLVSAIAHSANVLDCLIWAVIALIVQIIVLFLVKVPVPNLSARIAAGELAPAIWLGLSSLAAGLLNAACMIY; translated from the coding sequence ATGATCCTGCAATCACTCGCCGGCCTGCCCGCCTTCCTGGTCTATTTCTGCACCGGCCTGATCGCGATCGTGGCGTATCTGTTCGTCTACACCCGCATCACCCCGCACGACGAATTTCAGCTCATCCGCGACAACGAGCCGGCCGCGGCGATCGCGCTCGGCCTCAGCCTGCTCGGCTTCGTGGCGCCGCTGGTCAGCGCGATCGCGCATTCGGCCAATGTGCTGGACTGCCTGATCTGGGCCGTGATCGCCCTGATCGTGCAGATCATCGTGCTGTTCCTGGTGAAGGTGCCGGTGCCGAACCTGTCGGCGCGGATCGCCGCCGGCGAGCTTGCCCCGGCGATCTGGCTCGGACTGTCCTCGCTCGCCGCCGGCCTGTTGAACGCCGCCTGCATGATCTACTGA
- a CDS encoding glutathionylspermidine synthase family protein, translating into MRRIVCPERDDWRQTAAQCGFVFHTIDGERYWDESAYYGFTLDEIERGVETPTGEIDAMCLELAGRVIGDERHLRRLKIPEAFWSLIAESWKRHDRSLYGRLDLKFDSKGPAKLLEYNADTPTSIFEAAVFQWIWLEQAIERRIVPARADQFNSIHERLIAAWKEIAAGRHVHLTGTTGNEEDAGTLAYLEDTARQAGLSTTLLDIEQVGWRDESAGFVDLDDRDIAFAFKLYPWEWMFHDAFGAKLACAPTRWIEPPWKAVLSNKGILPLLWEMFPNHPNLLPAFFEDDPRAAELGTSYVRKPLLSREGANVTLVSGGMPLDQQEGPYGAEGFVRQALSPLPNFSGFYVVVGSWLVNHQPCGLSIREDESPITGNRSRFLPHAIL; encoded by the coding sequence ATGCGGCGCATCGTCTGTCCCGAGCGCGACGATTGGCGGCAGACCGCCGCGCAATGCGGCTTCGTCTTTCATACCATCGACGGCGAGCGCTATTGGGACGAAAGTGCCTATTACGGCTTCACGCTCGACGAGATCGAGCGCGGCGTCGAGACGCCGACCGGCGAGATCGACGCAATGTGCCTTGAGCTTGCCGGCCGCGTGATCGGCGATGAGCGCCATCTGCGGCGTTTGAAAATACCGGAAGCGTTCTGGAGCTTGATCGCCGAGAGCTGGAAGCGACACGATCGCAGCCTGTACGGCCGGCTCGACCTCAAGTTCGACAGCAAGGGGCCGGCCAAGCTGCTCGAATACAATGCGGATACACCGACCTCGATCTTCGAGGCCGCCGTGTTTCAATGGATCTGGCTCGAGCAGGCGATCGAACGCCGCATCGTTCCGGCACGAGCCGACCAGTTCAACTCCATCCACGAGCGGCTGATCGCGGCGTGGAAAGAGATTGCCGCCGGCCGCCATGTCCATCTCACCGGCACCACCGGCAACGAGGAGGACGCCGGCACACTCGCTTATCTCGAGGACACCGCGCGCCAGGCGGGGCTATCGACCACGCTGCTCGACATCGAGCAGGTCGGCTGGCGCGACGAGTCCGCCGGCTTCGTCGATCTCGACGATCGCGATATCGCGTTCGCCTTCAAGCTCTATCCATGGGAATGGATGTTCCACGATGCCTTCGGCGCAAAGCTCGCATGCGCGCCGACGCGCTGGATCGAGCCACCGTGGAAGGCGGTGCTCTCCAACAAGGGCATCCTGCCACTGCTCTGGGAGATGTTTCCAAACCATCCCAATCTGCTGCCGGCCTTCTTCGAGGACGATCCGCGCGCCGCCGAACTCGGGACATCCTACGTGCGCAAGCCGCTGCTGTCGCGCGAAGGCGCCAATGTCACGCTGGTGTCCGGCGGCATGCCGCTCGACCAACAGGAAGGTCCCTATGGCGCAGAAGGGTTCGTGCGGCAGGCATTGTCGCCGCTGCCGAATTTTTCCGGCTTCTATGTCGTGGTGGGCAGCTGGCTGGTGAACCACCAGCCGTGCGGCCTGTCGATCCGCGAAGACGAGAGCCCGATCACGGGCAACCGCTCGCGGTTTCTGCCGCACGCGATCTTGTGA